One Nodosilinea sp. PGN35 genomic window, TACAAACCCGGCAAACACAACGCGATCGCTCACCCCCAGCGCCTCAGCCAGCGCCGCCAGGCGGGGCTGGTCATCGCCTCGGCCAATCACCAGATACTTCACCGTGGGCACGGCGGCGGCGATGGTGGGCAGGGCTCGAATCGTCACGTCCACGCCCTTGTAGATATCCCCCGACCAGAGGCGGGCCACGGTCATCAGCACTCGGCAGTCGGTCAGACCGTAGGTGGCAACCAGGGCCGGATCGGCGGGGCCAGGGTTAAAGCGATCGCCATCGACCGCGCAGGGAACCATGAACGTCCTAGCCGGGTCTAATCCATTGGCCGTGCAGGCGCGATCGCGGCTGTAGCGGCTGTTGGCCCAAATCCAGTTGGCCTGGCGCAGCGCCCGCTGCTCACGCTCAGGCAGCGGTTCCCACACCTCCTTGCCGTAGATCATCACGGTATAGGGCAGCCTGAGCCAGCGGCAGAGGGTTGAGACCAAAGGCAGCAGCAGCACATGGCCGCAGACCACCTGGCGCGGTCGGTGGAGAATCAGATGCCGCATCAGTGCCGCCACCAGCCTGGCCCGCCCTAGCGCTGGCGACGCCGACGCCAGGTAGTGAAATCGTAGGGGGAAGCAATCGTAGGGATTCGGGCAGTCCGACCCATCCCGCAGTAAAAAAATATCCGCAGGGACAGGGTGAGGCTGCTCTAGGTAGGCCGCCAAAATATCTTTGACATAGGACTGAATGCCCCCCTCCCAGGCAAAAATTTCCAGGAAAACAAAGACCAGTGGCCCTTGGATCCCTGGGGCAGAACCTGAGGAAAGTTCAGCAGACCTGTGCCCAGCAGGCGCATGGACAGCAGCTAGGTGAGTAGTTGAATCCATGAAAAAGCCAGCACCACAATCGCCAAGTGCTCTCTAGGCTACCCAAAACAGAGCGCTAGGCTCACCAAGGACTCTCTTCGCTGGGGCTGGCCAGAGTTTAGTAGGTGGGGAAAGTGCCGTACTTGACGATGGACAGGCAGTTGCGCCCATCCTTAGCGCGGTAGTAGGTGACTTTATCGGCCAGACGGCGCAGCAAAAACCAGCCGTAGCCGCTCTCGAGCAGCTCGCCGGGTTCGGGTTCGGGCAGTAGCTCTGGGTTAAAGGGGCCGCC contains:
- a CDS encoding glycosyltransferase — protein: MDSTTHLAAVHAPAGHRSAELSSGSAPGIQGPLVFVFLEIFAWEGGIQSYVKDILAAYLEQPHPVPADIFLLRDGSDCPNPYDCFPLRFHYLASASPALGRARLVAALMRHLILHRPRQVVCGHVLLLPLVSTLCRWLRLPYTVMIYGKEVWEPLPEREQRALRQANWIWANSRYSRDRACTANGLDPARTFMVPCAVDGDRFNPGPADPALVATYGLTDCRVLMTVARLWSGDIYKGVDVTIRALPTIAAAVPTVKYLVIGRGDDQPRLAALAEALGVSDRVVFAGFVPTEALVAHYRLADAYVMPSQEGFGIVYLEAMACGIPVLSGDQDGSADPLQDGRLGWRVPHRDPAAVAAACIEMLGGRDPRCQGAWLRQEALAAFGTSALAGHLEQALASYSVA